Proteins co-encoded in one Streptomyces sp. JH34 genomic window:
- a CDS encoding ABATE domain-containing protein: MAEGTGTNSRRFDSGRVCLDLVATGAPSGARERIDRPARLAAWLVASRLVPRGTPLETVDETWVARFLQLRTGIDRLMAAELTGGSADDDLERVNALAAGAPPGLRAVRGQGGALVRVLSADPVCGALLAAVARDAVDLLTDPVARAALRRCQGAACRRLYLDTSRGMRRRWCSSEVCGNRERVARHRRRVRAPACE; this comes from the coding sequence ATGGCGGAGGGCACGGGCACGAACAGCCGGCGGTTCGACTCGGGCCGGGTCTGTCTGGACCTGGTGGCGACCGGAGCGCCCTCCGGCGCCCGCGAGCGGATCGACCGTCCCGCGCGCCTCGCCGCATGGCTGGTGGCATCCCGGCTGGTCCCGCGCGGAACCCCGCTGGAGACGGTCGACGAGACCTGGGTGGCCCGCTTCCTGCAGCTGCGGACGGGGATCGACCGGCTGATGGCCGCAGAACTGACGGGCGGGAGCGCGGACGACGACCTGGAACGGGTCAACGCGCTGGCGGCAGGCGCGCCGCCGGGCCTGCGGGCCGTACGGGGGCAGGGTGGCGCGCTCGTACGGGTGCTGAGCGCCGACCCCGTGTGCGGGGCGCTGCTCGCCGCGGTGGCCCGGGACGCCGTGGACCTGCTGACGGACCCGGTCGCGCGGGCGGCGCTGCGCCGGTGCCAGGGCGCTGCCTGCCGACGGCTCTACCTGGACACCTCACGGGGGATGCGGCGCCGCTGGTGCTCCAGCGAGGTCTGCGGAAACCGGGAGCGGGTGGCCCGGCACCGCCGCCGTGTGAGAGCCCCGGCATGTGAATGA